From the Herpetosiphonaceae bacterium genome, the window GGCGCTGGTTTCATGCAATGCTCGCGTGTATTCTACAGCGCTCGAACTAAGCGTGTCGTGTAGCGACCCTCACCCCGATTCGCTGCGCTCAGCACTCCTTCCCCGAACCTTGGCAGGCTGGTGCCTCGGCTGCGACAGGAGAAGGGTGGAGTGAGGCTTTATCTCATCTTTACTATAGCGCTGGTGTCAAGCGCAGCATCGTTTGCCGCTCCAAACGCCTCATCTCCTGGCGCGCGCCACGCTCTTGGGCCTGGATCGATCGGCGTTGTATCGTATCTCGAATCTAGAATCTTGCGCATCGACGCTGTATACTTAGGAGCACCACCGGCATTACACCTTTTACGGAAGGACCGCGCGATGACCGATCCGCACTCCGCGTATGGCACAGCCTGGGATAGCTTCTGGCGTTCGCTGAGCGGCGATCCCGACGAGGTGTTGTGGGATGTCGAGCCGCGACGGGCGGCGGCGCTCGATCTGGTGCGCTTTGCCGATCTTGCCGATACGCGGCTGCCGCTGGTCGATCTAGGCTGCGGTAACGGAACGCAGACCCGCTTCTTCGCCCGGCACTTCTCGCAGGTCTGGGGCGTCGATGTCTCGGCTGCGGCGCTGGAGCTGGCCTGCTCCAAGACAACGCCGATGAACGTGGCGTATCGGGTGCTCGACGCGCTCGACCTGGAGCAGGCGGCGGCGCTGCACGCGGAGATCGGCGATGCGCACGTGTATATGCGCGGCGTGCTTCAGCAGATTCGCTCGTCCGATCGCCCGGCTGTGGCGCGCACGATCGAGCACCTCATGGGCGCGGTCGGCATCGCCTACCTCATCGAGTATCCGCTGCGGGCGATGGACTACTACCAGGCGATTGCCGCGCAGTACGGCATGCCGCCAGGGTTGGCGCGGGTCCGCGCGCATGGGATCACGCCCGGAGCGCTCGCGCCGGAGGAGCTTGATACGCTATTCCCGCCCGAACGCTTCGAGGTGCTGCGCCAGGGAGAGACGATCATGCATACGATCCATCTGCTGCCGAACGGCTTGTTTGCGCGACCGCCCGCGCTCTACATGGTCCTGCGGCGTCGCGCGACCGCGCTGTCCGCTTAGGGCGGAGGGTTTGGCTGATAGTAACGCTTAATGTTTGCCGACATTGCTTGATTCAAGCTGGTCTACCTCGCCAGTCCTGATCGACTCATAGAGCGCCGTCGTGGTCGGCAGCGGCTGAATGCCTAGCTCTGCCTCCAGTTGGCGGGCGCAGCGCTCATAGATCCGCAGCGCCTGGGGGCGATTGCCCTGGCGCAGGTAGGCGCGCATCAGCAGCCGGTACGCCTCCTCCCAGCACGGATCGGCGGCCAGAACGGCCTCGCACCAGCGGATCGCCTCCTGCGACTCCGGCTCCAGCAGCAGCCCGGCCAGGCTGGTCGCGGCGGTCAGATAGCGCCGTTGCAGCCGCTCGCGTGTCTCCGTCACCCAATCCTGATAGACGCTTTCGGGCAGATAATCGCCGGTGTAGAGCGCAAGGGCAGCGCGATACAAGGCGATGCGCTGCTGCGGCTCCTGAGCGCCCTCAGCCTGATCGAGAAGCGTCTCGAAGCGCTCCACGTCGAGCCGTACGGCGTCGGCGGGCGGCGCGAAGCGGTAGGCGGTGCCGTTGCGCTTGACGTAGAACGAGGGCGCGTGCGGTGGACGATGCGGCTCAAGCGCGGTTGTCAGGGCGTTGAGCGCGACCTTGAACTGGCCTTCTGCGGCGCTTAGCCCCACGTCGGGCCAGAGCAGCTCGATGATCTGATCGCGCTGAAGCCACCGACCGCGCTCGGTGATCAGCAGTTGGAGGAGCTGCCGCGCCTTCTCGCGGTTCCATGCGGTGATCTCCTCGCCGCCGCGCCAGGCGCGGAAGCGTCCGAGCATCTGGAGCCGCAGCGTCGCGCCGGGATGGTAGAGCGCGCCGCAGCCTGGGTGGCCTTCGAGCTGCGGGCTGAGCGCGGGAAAGGCGCGCGCGAGAAGCTGGCGCGCGGTGGTCGCCACCTCCTGCAGCTCCAGCCCAAGCAGCAGCAGCGGCGGTAGCATCTGCCGGTCGCAGGGCGTGAACAGCGTCGGATGGGTGATCAGTGCCTCGTAGTGGTGGGCGGCGATCTGTTGCAGCAGCGCCCGCACGATCGGCGCGGCCTGCCTGGTCGCGCCGGAACGGAGCAGCGCGATCGACCGCCAGAGCAGCACTGCCGTTAGTCCGTAGGTATCGCTGCTTGCGCCGAAGCGAGCCTCGGCCTCGTCGAGCGCCTGGGTAGCAGGCTGGTGTCCGGCGGTGATCTCCGAGACTGCCAGGGCCAGCCACAGCAGCGCGGCCATCCACTCATCGCCCGTGCGCTCCACGATCGTCAGCGCCTCGCGGGCGTAGGCCTCCGCCCCGGCCAGATCGCCGCGCGTGCCAGCCAGCAGCGTCAGGCCCATCAGCGGCTCGGCCTTGGTGCGAGCCACCCCGAACGCATCCGCCAGATGCAGCGCGCGCTGGTAGCATTCGGCGGCGGCCTCGTCGTCGCCCAGCAGTTGCAGGCTATGGCCCAGCCGGATCTCGCTCACCGCCTCCACGATCGGCGAGCTAATGGTGCGTCCGCGCCGCAGCCCGGCCTCGGCATGAGCGCGCGCCGCCACGGGATCGCCCAGCCAGCATTCGAGCAGCGAGAGCAGCAGCAGCGGCTCGCGATGCGCCTCCGGTGCCTGGCCTGCGGCGGCCTGAAGCAGATGATCCAGCTCGGCCTGCAAGCGTCGATGCGCCGCCGCGATCTGGCCCGTGCGCAGCTCGACGCGCGCCGCCGTGATCGCAGTGACGGCCGCGGGCCACATCCGCTCGGCGGCGGCCAGCAGCTTCGCCGCCAGCCCGGCCCGTCCGCGATTGGTGGTATTCTCGGCCAGGAGATGCAGCAGCGCCGCGCTCTCGGCCCGATGCGCGCGGCCCAGCAGCTTGAGCGCGCGCTTGAGCAGGTGCTCGGCTGGGGCAGGCCGCACCGTGTCGAGATAAACCTGGGCCTGGCCGCGCAGCGCGTGGCTCTGTCCGACCAGATCGCCGCGCAGCGCGTAGGCGGCCTCGGTGCGGCGATACCAGACCAGCGCGTCGTCGAAGTGGCTGAGCAGGCGGGCGGCCTCGCCCTGAGCGTACAGCAGCGCGGGCGAGTCGTCGAGCAGCGCGGGCGGCAGCCGATCGAGCCAGCTTTTGAGCGTCGCGGCCCGTCCACTGCGCGTCCAGCTCTCGGCGACGGCTGCCAGATGCGCGGCGGCGGCAGCGATCTCGCCCCCGGCCAGCTCGTGGTAGATCGCCTCCTCGTCCTGGCCGTCGTGGCGATACCATCCGGCGGCGCGACGATGTAGCTCGGTCAGCGGCACGTTCTGTCGCTGCGCCTGCTCGTGGAGGAAATCTTGAAAGAGCTGGTGGTAGCGGTAGTGCTCCGCGCCGATCGAGAGCAGAAACAGCTCCTCGCCGTGGAGCCGTCGTAGAAAGGCCGCGCTGCCGCGCTGCTCAAGCAGCGCATCGCAGAGCGCCGGATGCAGGATGCGCAGGATCGAGGTTTGCAGCAGAAAGCGCTGGACCTCAGGCGGCTGCACGTTGAAGACCTCTTCGGCCAGGTAGTCGAAGAGCGCCTGAAGCGAGGGCGACGCGCGCTCCAGCAGCCGCGCGCTGATGCTGCCTTCGCCCACGTCCTGCTGAAGCAGTTGCAGTGCGACGGCCCAGCCCTCCGTGCGGGCGGCCAGCATATCGGCCTCTGCGGCACCGATCGAGCGGCCATGCGCGGCGAAGAGCGCCTGCACCTCGTCGGCGGTGAAAGCCAGATCAGCCTGCTCGATCTGAAGCAGCAGGCCACGCGCCCGCCAGGCGGCAAGCCCGGCCAGCGGCGGACGACGCCGGGACACGATCACCAGATGCAGCTGCGGCGGCGCATGTGCCAGCAGACGCTCGACCAGCGCGCCGATCGGTGGGGCGGTGTCAACATGCTGGTAGTCGTCCAGCACCAGAAACGTATCGGCGGGCAGCAGCGCCAGCAGTTCGTTGCAGAGCATATCGATCGCCCGCTCGCCCAGCGCCGCGCTCCAGCCGGTCGCCAGGCTGTTGAGCACCTGCTCGCCGACGCCGGGCACGTACAGCCGGAGCGCGCCGATCGCGTGGCGCAGGAAGCGCACCGGATCGCGATCTTCGTCGCCGAGCGAGTACCAGCCAAGCGGCCAGCGCTGCGCGGCAAAAAAACCGGCCAGTGTCGTGCTCTTGCCGTAGCCGGTGCCCGCGATCAGCAGCGTCAGCGGCACGTCGCTCATACGCTGAAGCAGCGCCGTCAGTCGCGGTCGGTTCAACCACTGACGGCGCGGGCGGGGCGGGATCAGCCGGGTTTGAACCAGCAGCTCAGGTGTTGTCATACGCGCGATGGTTCGGCCCGTCAGGAGGCCGCTAAACGGTTGTAGCCTGCATTATACCGCGTCGTCTCATCCTGTAACCCTGGTGTAACTGTCCTGCTCTATGCTCCACACCTGAGGTTCCATCGGCCCCTCAGCGGATCACGATTCAGCCATATCATCCGCCCTATCGAGGTCATAGGAGGACCACGCGATGAAGCGACTCGTCTCCTGGTGTACGCTGTTCAGCC encodes:
- a CDS encoding class I SAM-dependent methyltransferase translates to MTDPHSAYGTAWDSFWRSLSGDPDEVLWDVEPRRAAALDLVRFADLADTRLPLVDLGCGNGTQTRFFARHFSQVWGVDVSAAALELACSKTTPMNVAYRVLDALDLEQAAALHAEIGDAHVYMRGVLQQIRSSDRPAVARTIEHLMGAVGIAYLIEYPLRAMDYYQAIAAQYGMPPGLARVRAHGITPGALAPEELDTLFPPERFEVLRQGETIMHTIHLLPNGLFARPPALYMVLRRRATALSA
- a CDS encoding BTAD domain-containing putative transcriptional regulator; translated protein: MTTPELLVQTRLIPPRPRRQWLNRPRLTALLQRMSDVPLTLLIAGTGYGKSTTLAGFFAAQRWPLGWYSLGDEDRDPVRFLRHAIGALRLYVPGVGEQVLNSLATGWSAALGERAIDMLCNELLALLPADTFLVLDDYQHVDTAPPIGALVERLLAHAPPQLHLVIVSRRRPPLAGLAAWRARGLLLQIEQADLAFTADEVQALFAAHGRSIGAAEADMLAARTEGWAVALQLLQQDVGEGSISARLLERASPSLQALFDYLAEEVFNVQPPEVQRFLLQTSILRILHPALCDALLEQRGSAAFLRRLHGEELFLLSIGAEHYRYHQLFQDFLHEQAQRQNVPLTELHRRAAGWYRHDGQDEEAIYHELAGGEIAAAAAHLAAVAESWTRSGRAATLKSWLDRLPPALLDDSPALLYAQGEAARLLSHFDDALVWYRRTEAAYALRGDLVGQSHALRGQAQVYLDTVRPAPAEHLLKRALKLLGRAHRAESAALLHLLAENTTNRGRAGLAAKLLAAAERMWPAAVTAITAARVELRTGQIAAAHRRLQAELDHLLQAAAGQAPEAHREPLLLLSLLECWLGDPVAARAHAEAGLRRGRTISSPIVEAVSEIRLGHSLQLLGDDEAAAECYQRALHLADAFGVARTKAEPLMGLTLLAGTRGDLAGAEAYAREALTIVERTGDEWMAALLWLALAVSEITAGHQPATQALDEAEARFGASSDTYGLTAVLLWRSIALLRSGATRQAAPIVRALLQQIAAHHYEALITHPTLFTPCDRQMLPPLLLLGLELQEVATTARQLLARAFPALSPQLEGHPGCGALYHPGATLRLQMLGRFRAWRGGEEITAWNREKARQLLQLLITERGRWLQRDQIIELLWPDVGLSAAEGQFKVALNALTTALEPHRPPHAPSFYVKRNGTAYRFAPPADAVRLDVERFETLLDQAEGAQEPQQRIALYRAALALYTGDYLPESVYQDWVTETRERLQRRYLTAATSLAGLLLEPESQEAIRWCEAVLAADPCWEEAYRLLMRAYLRQGNRPQALRIYERCARQLEAELGIQPLPTTTALYESIRTGEVDQLESSNVGKH